In one Dunckerocampus dactyliophorus isolate RoL2022-P2 chromosome 9, RoL_Ddac_1.1, whole genome shotgun sequence genomic region, the following are encoded:
- the LOC129187169 gene encoding SH3 domain-binding protein 4 isoform X1: MAAHRIRASANNNASLPRCKSEGTLIDLSEGVSESSLVDVKVPSPSALRLDATASFGTAREVVAIKDYCPSSFTTLKFSKGDRLYVLDTSGGEWWYAHNNTEMGYIPAAYVEPINFRDSSFSDSGMIDTVGDGKEEAATEMDLLGEWAGVILKPTTFHNGNPFTTTHTSTNPFLHGGPQSSLDQNSNEKEVDLLLFDTPSAPESVSSTADLNGFGGSLFNPLSPTGGMGQSLRRDNPFFRSKRSYSLSDMSILQAQSDNPQMSSSFFSNLKAPAPEQFQSREDFRTAWLTHRKLARSCHDLDSLGQNPGWGQTQPVETNIVCRLDSSGGAVQLPDTNISVHIPEGHVAEGDTQQISIKALLDPPLELNNDRCSTSSPIVELKLSNMETKTTITLEMKVSVVVKAENKEMTDILCVRSDCKEGPYSSIPHTYLYGDTVQVSLDNLEPCMYVCVVAQSQTMSPDSTVWDHVVKKITLGVYGPKHIHPSFKTVVAMFGHDCAPKSLLVNEVGKQAQAAPPVVLQLWGKHQFVLSRTQDLRVGVYSNMANYEVKASDQAKVVRGFQIKLGKVSRLVYLITSRNTTDVSDFTLRIQVKDDLGVILAQFCVQTPPPPPKTGPKTSMQRRFLKKKEVGKIVLSPLAVATKYPVFQDRRINNLKFGKLIKTVIRQTKNSYLLEYKKGDFVTLLSEEKIKLKGQLWTKEWYIGYYQGRMGLVHTKNVLVVGKVKPIYFSGPELTTSLLLEQVLRPCKFLTYIYASVRTILMENIGNWRAFADALGYENLPLTHFCRAELDSEPERVACVLEKLKEDCNNADSKERKSFQKELLTALLKLDCQGLVARLVMDFVLLTTAVEVAGRWRELAERLAKVSRQQMDAYEAPHRDRNGVVDSEAMWKPAYDFLVTWAAQIGDSYRDVIQDLHLGLDKMKSPITKRWKHLTGTLILVNCLDALRSSAFSPAVQDDYAI; encoded by the exons ATGGCCGCCCATCGAATCAGAGCCTCGGCCAATAACAACGCTTCGCTCCCTCGCTGCAAGTCTGAGGGGACGCTCATTGACCTCAGTGAGGGCGTGTCCGAGTCCAGTCTCGTTGATGTCAAAG TGCCTTCTCCCAGTGCCTTACGTCTGGATGCAACCGCTTCCTTTGGAACCGCCAGAGAGGTGGTTGCTATCAAGGACTACTGTCCATCCAGCTTCACCACTCTGAAGTTCTCCAAAGGGGACCGCCTCTACGTTCTGGACACGTCAGGAGGCGAGTGGTGGTACGCCCACAACAACACAGAGATGGGCTACATCCCGGCTGCATACGTGGAGCCCATCAACTTCAGAGACTCGTCCTTCAGCGACAGCGGGATGATCGACACTGTGGGTGACGGCAAGGAGGAAGCAGCCACAGAAATGGACCTCCTGGGGGAGTGGGCCGGCGTGATTTTGAAACCAACCACTTTCCATAATGGAAATCCATTCACAACAACACATACCTCGACCAACCCTTTCCTACATGGGGGTCCTCAGAGCTCCCTGGACCAGAACAGCAATGAGAAAGAAGTTGATCTTCTTTTGTTTGACACTCCATCAGCACCAGAGTCTGTCAGCAGCACCGCCGACCTCAATGGATTTGGCGGCAGCCTTTTTAACCCTCTAAGTCCCACGGGAGGTATGGGACAGTCACTGCGAAGAGACAATCCCTTCTTCAGAAGCAAGCGGTCCTACAGTCTGTCTGACATGTCTATCCTGCAGGCGCAGTCAGACAATCCTCAAATGTCCAGCAGTTTTTTCAGCAACCTGAAAGCGCCGGCGCCAGAGCAGTTCCAGAGTAGGGAGGATTTCCGGACTGCTTGGCTTACTCACCGCAAGCTGGCCAGGTCCTGCCACGACTTGGACTCCCTAGGACAGAACCCAGGCTGGGGTCAAACGCAGCCAGTAGAGACCAACATTGTCTGCCGGTTGGATAGCTCAGGAGGTGCTGTCCAGCTTCCGGACACCAACATCAGTGTCCACATCCCTGAGGGCCACGTAGCGGAGGGGGATACCCAGCAGATCTCCATCAAAGCTCTGCTGGACCCGCCTCTGGAGCTGAACAACGACCGCTGCAGCACCTCAAGCCCCATAGTGGAACTCAAGCTCAGCAACATGGAGACAAAAACCACCATCACCCTGGAGATGAAAGTGTCTGTTGTGGTCAAAGCAGAAAACAAGGAAATGACAGACATCCTGTGTGTCAGAAGTGACTGTAAAGAGGGGCCTTACAGTTCCATTCCACACACTTACCTGTATGGGGATACAGTCCAAGTGTCTCTGGACAACCTGGAGccgtgcatgtatgtgtgtgtggtggcaCAATCCCAGACCATGTCTCCAGACTCCACAGTGTGGGATCACGTTGTCAAAAAGATTACTTTAGGTGTATACGGCCCCAAACACATTCACCCCTCTTTCAAAACAGTGGTCGCCATGTTTGGTCACGATTGTGCTCCAAAGTCTCTGTTGGTGAACGAGGTGGGCAAGCAGGCCCAGGCGGCACCACCTGTAGTGCTGCAGCTGTGGGGCAAGCACCAATTTGTCCTGTCCAGGACGCAGGACCTGCGTGTTGGGGTGTACTCCAACATGGCCAACTACGAGGTGAAAGCCAGCGACCAGGCCAAGGTGGTGCGTGGCTTCCAGATCAAACTGGGCAAAGTAAGCCGGCTAGTCTATCTTATAACCTCACGTAACACTACAGATGTTTCTGATTTCACCTTGAGGATTCAGGTCAAAGACGACTTGGGTGTCATCCTGGCACAGTTTTGTGTGCAGACACCGCCACCGCCGCCCAAAACTGGCCCCAAGACGTCCATGCAGCGTCGCTTCCTCAAGAAAAAAGAGGTGGGCAAGATCGTCTTGTCTCCACTGGCCGTGGCCACCAAGTATCCTGTCTTCCAGGACAGGAGAATAAACAACCTGAAGTTTGGAAAGCTGATCAAGACGGTCATCAGACAGACCAAGAATAGCTACCTGCTGGAGTACAAGAAAGGAGACTTTGTGACTCTGCTGAGTGAAGAGAAGATCAAGCTGAAGGGTCAATTGTGGACCAAAGAATGGTACATTGGATACTACCAAGGCCGGATGGGCCTCGTCCACACCAAGAACGTGCTGGTGGTCGGAAAAGTCAAGCCCATTTATTTCAGTGGGCCAGAGCTTACTACGTCCTTGTTGCTGGAGCAGGTACTAAGGCCCTGCAAGTTCCTAACCTACATCTATGCCTCTGTCAGGACCATCCTGATGGAGAACATTGGCAATTGGCGAGCGTTTGCTGACGCCCTTGGGTATGAGAACCTGCCCTTGACACATTTTTGCCGAGCAGAGCTGGACAGTGAACCCGAGCGGGTAGCGTGCGTACTGGAGAAGCTGAAGGAAGACTGCAACAACGCAGACAGCAAGGAACGCAAATCCTTCCAGAAGGAACTTTTGACG GCGCTCTTGAAGCTGGACTGTCAGGGTCTGGTGGCCCGGCTAGTCATGGACTTTGTCCTGCTGACCACGGCGGTGGAGGTGGCGGGACGGTGGCGGGAGCTTGCCGAGAGGCTCGCCAAAGTCTCCCGCCAGCAGATGGACGCTTACGAGGCGCCACATCGCGACAGAAATGGCGTGGTGGACAGCGAG
- the LOC129187169 gene encoding SH3 domain-binding protein 4 isoform X2, whose product MAAHRIRASANNNASLPRCKSEGTLIDLSEGVSESSLVDVKVPSPSALRLDATASFGTAREVVAIKDYCPSSFTTLKFSKGDRLYVLDTSGGEWWYAHNNTEMGYIPAAYVEPINFRDSSFSDSGMIDTVGDGKEEAATEMDLLGEWAGVILKPTTFHNGNPFTTTHTSTNPFLHGGPQSSLDQNSNEKEVDLLLFDTPSAPESVSSTADLNGFGGSLFNPLSPTGGMGQSLRRDNPFFRSKRSYSLSDMSILQAQSDNPQMSSSFFSNLKAPAPEQFQSREDFRTAWLTHRKLARSCHDLDSLGQNPGWGQTQPVETNIVCRLDSSGGAVQLPDTNISVHIPEGHVAEGDTQQISIKALLDPPLELNNDRCSTSSPIVELKLSNMETKTTITLEMKVSVVVKAENKEMTDILCVRSDCKEGPYSSIPHTYLYGDTVQVSLDNLEPCMYVCVVAQSQTMSPDSTVWDHVVKKITLGVYGPKHIHPSFKTVVAMFGHDCAPKSLLVNEVGKQAQAAPPVVLQLWGKHQFVLSRTQDLRVGVYSNMANYEVKASDQAKVVRGFQIKLGKVSRLVYLITSRNTTDVSDFTLRIQVKDDLGVILAQFCVQTPPPPPKTGPKTSMQRRFLKKKEVGKIVLSPLAVATKYPVFQDRRINNLKFGKLIKTVIRQTKNSYLLEYKKGDFVTLLSEEKIKLKGQLWTKEWYIGYYQGRMGLVHTKNVLVVGKVKPIYFSGPELTTSLLLEQVLRPCKFLTYIYASVRTILMENIGNWRAFADALGYENLPLTHFCRAELDSEPERVACVLEKLKEDCNNADSKERKSFQKELLTAMWKPAYDFLVTWAAQIGDSYRDVIQDLHLGLDKMKSPITKRWKHLTGTLILVNCLDALRSSAFSPAVQDDYAI is encoded by the exons ATGGCCGCCCATCGAATCAGAGCCTCGGCCAATAACAACGCTTCGCTCCCTCGCTGCAAGTCTGAGGGGACGCTCATTGACCTCAGTGAGGGCGTGTCCGAGTCCAGTCTCGTTGATGTCAAAG TGCCTTCTCCCAGTGCCTTACGTCTGGATGCAACCGCTTCCTTTGGAACCGCCAGAGAGGTGGTTGCTATCAAGGACTACTGTCCATCCAGCTTCACCACTCTGAAGTTCTCCAAAGGGGACCGCCTCTACGTTCTGGACACGTCAGGAGGCGAGTGGTGGTACGCCCACAACAACACAGAGATGGGCTACATCCCGGCTGCATACGTGGAGCCCATCAACTTCAGAGACTCGTCCTTCAGCGACAGCGGGATGATCGACACTGTGGGTGACGGCAAGGAGGAAGCAGCCACAGAAATGGACCTCCTGGGGGAGTGGGCCGGCGTGATTTTGAAACCAACCACTTTCCATAATGGAAATCCATTCACAACAACACATACCTCGACCAACCCTTTCCTACATGGGGGTCCTCAGAGCTCCCTGGACCAGAACAGCAATGAGAAAGAAGTTGATCTTCTTTTGTTTGACACTCCATCAGCACCAGAGTCTGTCAGCAGCACCGCCGACCTCAATGGATTTGGCGGCAGCCTTTTTAACCCTCTAAGTCCCACGGGAGGTATGGGACAGTCACTGCGAAGAGACAATCCCTTCTTCAGAAGCAAGCGGTCCTACAGTCTGTCTGACATGTCTATCCTGCAGGCGCAGTCAGACAATCCTCAAATGTCCAGCAGTTTTTTCAGCAACCTGAAAGCGCCGGCGCCAGAGCAGTTCCAGAGTAGGGAGGATTTCCGGACTGCTTGGCTTACTCACCGCAAGCTGGCCAGGTCCTGCCACGACTTGGACTCCCTAGGACAGAACCCAGGCTGGGGTCAAACGCAGCCAGTAGAGACCAACATTGTCTGCCGGTTGGATAGCTCAGGAGGTGCTGTCCAGCTTCCGGACACCAACATCAGTGTCCACATCCCTGAGGGCCACGTAGCGGAGGGGGATACCCAGCAGATCTCCATCAAAGCTCTGCTGGACCCGCCTCTGGAGCTGAACAACGACCGCTGCAGCACCTCAAGCCCCATAGTGGAACTCAAGCTCAGCAACATGGAGACAAAAACCACCATCACCCTGGAGATGAAAGTGTCTGTTGTGGTCAAAGCAGAAAACAAGGAAATGACAGACATCCTGTGTGTCAGAAGTGACTGTAAAGAGGGGCCTTACAGTTCCATTCCACACACTTACCTGTATGGGGATACAGTCCAAGTGTCTCTGGACAACCTGGAGccgtgcatgtatgtgtgtgtggtggcaCAATCCCAGACCATGTCTCCAGACTCCACAGTGTGGGATCACGTTGTCAAAAAGATTACTTTAGGTGTATACGGCCCCAAACACATTCACCCCTCTTTCAAAACAGTGGTCGCCATGTTTGGTCACGATTGTGCTCCAAAGTCTCTGTTGGTGAACGAGGTGGGCAAGCAGGCCCAGGCGGCACCACCTGTAGTGCTGCAGCTGTGGGGCAAGCACCAATTTGTCCTGTCCAGGACGCAGGACCTGCGTGTTGGGGTGTACTCCAACATGGCCAACTACGAGGTGAAAGCCAGCGACCAGGCCAAGGTGGTGCGTGGCTTCCAGATCAAACTGGGCAAAGTAAGCCGGCTAGTCTATCTTATAACCTCACGTAACACTACAGATGTTTCTGATTTCACCTTGAGGATTCAGGTCAAAGACGACTTGGGTGTCATCCTGGCACAGTTTTGTGTGCAGACACCGCCACCGCCGCCCAAAACTGGCCCCAAGACGTCCATGCAGCGTCGCTTCCTCAAGAAAAAAGAGGTGGGCAAGATCGTCTTGTCTCCACTGGCCGTGGCCACCAAGTATCCTGTCTTCCAGGACAGGAGAATAAACAACCTGAAGTTTGGAAAGCTGATCAAGACGGTCATCAGACAGACCAAGAATAGCTACCTGCTGGAGTACAAGAAAGGAGACTTTGTGACTCTGCTGAGTGAAGAGAAGATCAAGCTGAAGGGTCAATTGTGGACCAAAGAATGGTACATTGGATACTACCAAGGCCGGATGGGCCTCGTCCACACCAAGAACGTGCTGGTGGTCGGAAAAGTCAAGCCCATTTATTTCAGTGGGCCAGAGCTTACTACGTCCTTGTTGCTGGAGCAGGTACTAAGGCCCTGCAAGTTCCTAACCTACATCTATGCCTCTGTCAGGACCATCCTGATGGAGAACATTGGCAATTGGCGAGCGTTTGCTGACGCCCTTGGGTATGAGAACCTGCCCTTGACACATTTTTGCCGAGCAGAGCTGGACAGTGAACCCGAGCGGGTAGCGTGCGTACTGGAGAAGCTGAAGGAAGACTGCAACAACGCAGACAGCAAGGAACGCAAATCCTTCCAGAAGGAACTTTTGACG